A stretch of Sinorhizobium meliloti DNA encodes these proteins:
- a CDS encoding ABC transporter substrate-binding protein produces MRKFMTTTAVAALMLAATAARAAENVEVLHWWTSGGEAAALDVLKKDLESKGISWTDMPVAGGGGTEAMTVLRARVTAGNAPTAVQMLGFDILDWAKEGALGNLDEVAAKEGWDKVVPAALQQFSKYDGHWIAAPVNVHSTNWVWINKAALDKAGAKEPTTWEELIALLDKFKEQGITPIAHGGQPWQDATIFDAVVLSLGNDFYKQAFIDLDPAALGGDKMKEAFDRMTKLRSYVDDNFSGRDWNLASAMVIENKAGLQFMGDWAKGEFLKAKKVPGTDFVCMRFPGTQGSVTFNSDQFAMFKVSEDKVPAQLQMASAIESPAFQSAFNVVKGSVPARTDVPDTDFDACGKKGIKDLAEANTNGTLFGSMAHGHANPAAVKNAIYDVVTRQFNGELNSEEAVTELVAAVEAAK; encoded by the coding sequence ATGCGCAAGTTCATGACGACGACTGCTGTTGCAGCACTGATGTTGGCGGCGACAGCCGCGCGTGCAGCCGAGAATGTGGAAGTACTGCACTGGTGGACGTCCGGCGGCGAAGCCGCGGCCCTCGACGTCCTCAAGAAGGACCTGGAGAGCAAGGGCATCAGCTGGACCGACATGCCGGTCGCCGGCGGCGGCGGCACCGAAGCGATGACGGTGCTTCGTGCCCGCGTCACCGCGGGCAATGCGCCGACGGCCGTGCAGATGCTCGGCTTCGACATTCTGGACTGGGCCAAGGAAGGCGCGCTGGGCAATCTGGACGAGGTCGCCGCCAAGGAAGGCTGGGACAAGGTCGTTCCGGCTGCCCTTCAGCAATTCTCGAAATATGACGGCCACTGGATCGCCGCGCCGGTGAACGTTCACTCGACCAACTGGGTCTGGATCAACAAGGCCGCGCTCGACAAGGCCGGCGCGAAGGAACCGACGACCTGGGAAGAGCTGATCGCACTGCTCGACAAGTTCAAGGAGCAGGGCATCACGCCGATCGCCCATGGCGGCCAGCCCTGGCAGGACGCGACGATCTTCGACGCCGTGGTTCTTTCGCTGGGCAACGACTTCTACAAGCAGGCTTTCATTGATCTCGATCCGGCGGCACTCGGCGGCGACAAGATGAAGGAAGCCTTCGATCGCATGACGAAACTGCGCTCCTATGTGGACGACAACTTCTCCGGCCGCGACTGGAACCTCGCCTCGGCGATGGTCATCGAGAACAAGGCCGGCCTGCAGTTCATGGGTGACTGGGCGAAGGGCGAGTTCCTGAAGGCGAAGAAGGTGCCCGGCACCGATTTCGTCTGCATGCGCTTCCCCGGAACGCAAGGTTCGGTCACCTTCAATTCCGACCAGTTCGCAATGTTCAAGGTTTCGGAAGACAAGGTTCCGGCACAGCTGCAGATGGCTTCGGCAATCGAGAGCCCGGCCTTCCAGTCGGCCTTCAACGTCGTCAAGGGGTCCGTTCCCGCCCGCACCGACGTCCCCGATACCGATTTCGACGCCTGCGGCAAGAAGGGCATCAAGGACCTCGCGGAAGCCAATACCAACGGCACGCTTTTCGGCTCCATGGCCCACGGTCATGCCAATCCGGCTGCCGTCAAGAACGCGATCTACGACGTGGTCACGCGCCAGTTCAACGGCGAACTCAACTCGGAAGAGGCGGTGACGGAACTCGTCGCGGCGGTCGAGGCTGCGAAGTAA
- a CDS encoding carbohydrate ABC transporter permease, with the protein MDSRNRLQELLPKLVLAPSFLIVLVFVYGFIAYTGFLSMTDSKMLPSYNFVGLSNYSRLWALPHWWRAVSNLAIFATLYIAVCSVLGLALAILLDQKIRAEGFLRPVYLYPMALSFIVTGTAWKWFLDPGIGLENTMHLWGWESFSFNWIKDRNYAIYCVVIAAVWQSTGFIMAMFLAGLRGVDNEIIKAAQIDGATTPTIYRRIIIPLMRPVFLSAFVVLAHLAIKAYDLIIALTGGGPGQATELPATFMYSYTFTRNQMAIGASSAIVMLVMIFSIIVPYLYSEVRGGKR; encoded by the coding sequence ATGGATAGCCGCAACCGGCTGCAGGAGCTTTTGCCGAAGCTCGTGCTCGCCCCCAGCTTTCTCATAGTTCTGGTGTTCGTCTACGGCTTCATAGCCTATACGGGCTTCCTGTCGATGACGGACAGCAAGATGCTGCCGTCCTACAATTTCGTGGGTTTGAGCAATTACAGCCGGCTTTGGGCCCTGCCGCATTGGTGGCGCGCGGTCAGCAACCTGGCGATCTTCGCCACGCTCTACATCGCCGTCTGCTCGGTGCTGGGACTGGCGCTGGCGATCCTGCTCGACCAGAAGATCCGCGCTGAGGGATTTCTGAGGCCCGTCTATCTCTATCCGATGGCGCTTTCCTTCATCGTCACCGGCACCGCATGGAAATGGTTCCTCGATCCGGGGATCGGGCTCGAGAACACGATGCATCTCTGGGGCTGGGAAAGCTTCTCGTTCAACTGGATCAAGGACCGCAACTACGCGATCTACTGCGTCGTCATCGCCGCCGTCTGGCAGTCGACCGGCTTCATCATGGCGATGTTCCTGGCGGGTCTGCGCGGCGTCGACAACGAGATCATCAAGGCCGCCCAGATCGACGGGGCGACGACCCCCACCATCTATCGGCGGATCATCATTCCCCTGATGCGGCCGGTCTTCCTTTCGGCTTTTGTCGTCCTCGCCCATCTGGCCATCAAGGCCTACGACCTGATCATCGCACTGACGGGCGGCGGGCCGGGGCAGGCGACCGAGCTGCCGGCGACCTTCATGTATTCCTACACCTTCACCCGAAACCAGATGGCGATCGGCGCCTCGTCGGCGATCGTGATGCTGGTGATGATCTTCTCGATCATCGTTCCCTATCTATATTCCGAAGTCCGGGGAGGAAAACGCTGA
- a CDS encoding carbohydrate ABC transporter permease — protein MGAPNPENVISHNRLTRALIYSALILFALYSLLPLYVMLVNSLKPLDEIRQGGMLNLPQTWTVEPWLSAWSTAQIGVQPTGLRPFFINSILMVVPAVAISTIIGALNGYVLTKWRFPGANIFFGMLLLSCFIPFQIVLIPMARILGILGIAGSIWGLILVHVVYGIGFTTLYFRNYYEAFPTELVRAAQIDGASFFQIFRRILLPSSGPIIVVSVIWQFTNIWNDFLFGASFSGPYSTPMTVALNNLVSSSTGVKEYNVHFAGAILAALPTLIVYIVSGRYFVRGLMSGAVKG, from the coding sequence ATGGGCGCTCCCAATCCCGAGAACGTCATCTCGCACAACCGCCTGACGCGCGCCCTGATCTATTCGGCGCTGATCCTCTTCGCACTCTATTCGCTGCTGCCGCTCTACGTGATGCTGGTGAATTCCCTGAAGCCGCTGGATGAGATTCGCCAGGGCGGCATGCTGAACCTGCCTCAGACCTGGACCGTCGAACCGTGGCTCTCGGCCTGGTCGACGGCGCAGATCGGCGTGCAGCCGACGGGCCTTCGACCTTTCTTCATCAATTCGATCCTGATGGTCGTTCCGGCCGTGGCGATCTCCACGATCATCGGCGCGCTCAACGGCTACGTGCTGACCAAGTGGCGCTTCCCCGGCGCGAACATATTCTTCGGCATGCTGCTTCTCTCCTGCTTCATCCCCTTCCAGATCGTGCTGATCCCGATGGCGCGCATTCTCGGTATTCTCGGCATCGCCGGTTCGATCTGGGGTCTGATCCTGGTTCATGTGGTCTACGGTATCGGCTTCACGACGCTCTATTTCCGCAACTACTACGAGGCCTTCCCGACCGAGCTGGTGCGTGCGGCGCAGATCGACGGCGCCAGCTTCTTCCAGATATTCCGGCGGATATTGCTGCCGTCGTCAGGGCCGATCATCGTCGTCTCGGTCATCTGGCAGTTCACCAATATCTGGAACGACTTCCTGTTCGGGGCCTCGTTCTCCGGGCCGTATTCAACGCCGATGACGGTGGCTCTCAACAATCTCGTGAGCTCGTCAACGGGGGTCAAGGAATACAATGTCCACTTCGCCGGCGCGATCCTCGCCGCCCTGCCAACGCTCATCGTCTACATCGTGTCCGGCCGCTATTTCGTCCGCGGGCTGATGTCCGGCGCCGTGAAAGGATAA
- a CDS encoding ABC transporter ATP-binding protein produces the protein MSFLKITNLRKSYGALEILKDINLEIEEGGFLVLVGPSGCGKSTLLNTIAGLEPITSGDIAINGRSVSGLHPSKRDIAMVFQSYALYPNMTVAGNIAFGMEIRGVPKEEREKAIKQVADMLQIGHLLDRKPSQLSGGQRQRVAMGRALVRNPQVFLFDEPLSNLDAKLRVDMRTEIKRLHHRMKTTIVYVTHDQIEAMTLATKIAVLKDGVLQQFGTPAEIYNNPANMFVADFMGSPAMNLLKAQIETAGSQVSVTLARPNAEPLRLAVPHNGALSAYAGKEVVFGIRPEALTDPDGADRNAQFVAEGECLIEVVEPAGSDTFAVTRLGGKEIVARLRADARIAPGQTSRLAFNLDKAVFFDPQSEKRIA, from the coding sequence ATGTCGTTTCTGAAGATCACCAATCTGCGCAAATCCTACGGTGCCCTCGAGATCTTGAAGGACATCAACCTGGAGATCGAAGAAGGCGGCTTCCTCGTGCTGGTCGGCCCCTCCGGCTGCGGCAAGTCGACGCTTCTGAACACGATCGCCGGCCTGGAGCCGATCACCTCGGGCGACATCGCCATAAACGGCCGCTCGGTTTCGGGGCTGCACCCGTCGAAGCGCGACATCGCCATGGTCTTCCAGTCCTATGCGCTCTATCCGAACATGACTGTGGCCGGGAACATCGCCTTCGGCATGGAGATCCGCGGCGTGCCGAAGGAGGAACGCGAGAAGGCGATCAAGCAGGTGGCCGACATGCTGCAGATCGGCCATCTGCTCGACCGCAAGCCGAGCCAGCTTTCCGGCGGCCAGCGCCAGCGCGTGGCCATGGGCCGGGCGCTGGTGCGCAATCCCCAGGTCTTCCTCTTCGACGAGCCGCTCTCGAACCTCGACGCGAAGCTTCGCGTCGACATGCGCACCGAGATCAAGCGGCTGCATCACCGCATGAAGACGACCATCGTCTATGTGACGCACGACCAGATCGAGGCGATGACGCTCGCGACCAAGATCGCCGTCCTGAAGGACGGCGTGCTGCAGCAGTTCGGAACGCCGGCGGAGATCTACAACAACCCCGCCAACATGTTCGTTGCCGATTTCATGGGATCGCCTGCGATGAACCTGCTCAAAGCGCAGATAGAGACCGCAGGCTCGCAAGTCTCGGTGACGCTGGCGCGGCCGAATGCCGAACCCTTGAGACTCGCCGTGCCGCATAACGGCGCGCTCTCCGCCTATGCCGGCAAGGAGGTGGTCTTCGGCATCCGTCCGGAAGCGCTCACCGACCCGGACGGGGCGGACCGCAATGCGCAATTCGTCGCCGAAGGCGAATGCCTGATCGAGGTGGTCGAGCCGGCCGGCTCCGATACCTTTGCCGTCACGAGGCTCGGCGGCAAGGAAATCGTCGCAAGGCTCAGGGCCGATGCGCGCATCGCGCCCGGCCAGACGTCACGGCTCGCCTTCAACCTCGACAAGGCCGTCTTCTTCGACCCGCAAAGCGAAAAGCGGATTGCATGA
- a CDS encoding GMC oxidoreductase translates to MRKTMESQPDIVIIGSGVGGATVAAGLAASGAEILILEAGSHIEDLPVNRDQRAIFQRGHFRPKETWYEAGGPGFNPGNYYNVGGNSKFYGAVLTRYRREDFEEMQHRDGVSPAWPFSYEELEPWYSRAEQLYQVRGKLGEDPTEPAHSSGYPHGPVPDEPAIAMVRERLAEIGLHPYSLPLGVDIERWLAKGKTPWDAHPNSSDGKMDAETAALAAALKFPNVRLQTGSRVTRLVTGPDGKAIETVLYARDGAEHSLSPKLVILCAGAVQSAVLLLRSADDSNPTGLANRSDQVGRNFMNHNSSAVIALSPWYRNDSVYQKTFGLNDFYLSDGAGGPPLGNVQLLGRISGAILKANMPAMPEWLLNRVSARGIDFYAMSEDLPSPESRVMVDGERVVLKWVRTNWQAHLDLVARLKAVLKKAGFPIVLARAFDKRTPSHQCGTVRIGNDPGQAPLDVYCRAFDHPNLFVVDAGFLPTSAAVNPALTVAAQALRVADHIVKQDLRP, encoded by the coding sequence ATGAGGAAGACGATGGAGAGCCAGCCGGATATCGTCATCATCGGATCGGGAGTCGGCGGCGCAACGGTCGCTGCGGGCCTTGCTGCCTCGGGCGCCGAGATACTGATCCTCGAAGCGGGCTCGCATATCGAGGACCTGCCGGTCAATCGCGACCAGCGGGCGATCTTCCAGCGCGGCCATTTCCGCCCGAAGGAGACCTGGTACGAGGCCGGCGGCCCCGGCTTCAATCCCGGCAATTACTACAATGTCGGCGGCAATTCGAAGTTCTACGGCGCGGTGCTGACCCGCTATCGCCGGGAGGATTTCGAGGAGATGCAGCATCGGGACGGCGTCTCCCCGGCCTGGCCCTTTTCCTATGAGGAGCTCGAGCCGTGGTATTCCAGGGCAGAGCAGCTTTACCAAGTGCGAGGCAAATTGGGCGAGGACCCGACGGAGCCCGCTCATTCGAGCGGCTATCCCCATGGCCCGGTGCCGGACGAGCCTGCGATCGCCATGGTCCGCGAGCGCCTGGCCGAGATCGGCCTCCATCCCTATTCGCTGCCGCTCGGCGTCGATATCGAGCGCTGGCTCGCCAAGGGCAAGACGCCGTGGGACGCGCATCCGAACTCGTCCGACGGCAAGATGGATGCCGAAACGGCGGCGCTGGCGGCGGCGCTGAAATTTCCGAATGTGCGGCTGCAGACCGGCTCGCGAGTGACCCGGCTCGTAACCGGGCCGGACGGCAAGGCGATCGAAACCGTGCTCTACGCCAGGGACGGGGCAGAGCACAGTCTTTCGCCGAAGCTCGTCATCCTCTGCGCCGGCGCGGTGCAGTCGGCCGTACTGCTCCTGCGCTCGGCCGACGACAGCAATCCGACCGGGCTTGCCAACCGGTCCGATCAGGTCGGCCGCAATTTCATGAACCACAATTCGAGCGCCGTCATCGCGCTCAGCCCCTGGTACCGGAACGACTCGGTCTATCAGAAGACCTTCGGCCTCAACGACTTCTATCTCTCCGACGGTGCGGGCGGGCCGCCGCTCGGCAATGTCCAGCTTCTCGGCCGCATTTCCGGCGCGATACTGAAGGCGAACATGCCGGCAATGCCGGAATGGCTGCTAAACCGGGTGTCCGCCCGCGGCATCGACTTCTACGCCATGAGCGAGGACCTGCCCTCACCGGAAAGCCGCGTCATGGTCGACGGCGAGCGCGTTGTGCTGAAATGGGTGCGCACCAATTGGCAGGCCCATCTCGACCTCGTCGCCAGGCTCAAGGCGGTGCTGAAGAAAGCCGGCTTCCCGATCGTGCTCGCACGGGCCTTCGACAAGCGGACGCCCTCGCACCAGTGCGGCACGGTCCGGATCGGCAATGATCCCGGCCAGGCGCCGCTCGACGTCTATTGCCGCGCCTTCGATCATCCGAATCTCTTCGTCGTCGATGCCGGCTTCCTGCCGACCTCCGCCGCCGTCAATCCGGCGCTGACCGTCGCGGCACAGGCGCTGCGTGTCGCCGACCATATCGTGAAACAGGATCTGCGGCCATGA
- a CDS encoding 3-ketoacyl-ACP reductase codes for MTQKARPVAIVTGGRRGIGLGIARALAASGFDIAITGIGDAEGVAPVIAELSGLGARVIFLRADLADLSSHQATVDAVVAEFGRIDCLVNNAGIASIVRDDFLDLKPENFDTIVGVNLRGTVFFTQAVLKAMLASDARASRSIINITSVSAVMTSPERLDYCMSKAGLAAFSQGLALRLAETGIAVFEVRPGIIRSDMTAAVSGKYDGLIESGLVPMRRWGEPEDIGNIVAGLAGGQFGFATGSVIQADGGLSIGRL; via the coding sequence ATGACCCAGAAGGCACGCCCCGTCGCGATCGTCACCGGCGGCCGCCGCGGCATCGGGCTCGGTATCGCCCGGGCACTCGCGGCGAGCGGCTTCGACATCGCCATCACCGGCATTGGCGATGCGGAGGGTGTCGCGCCCGTAATCGCCGAGCTCAGCGGGCTCGGCGCCCGGGTGATCTTCCTGCGCGCCGATCTTGCCGACCTTTCGAGCCATCAGGCGACCGTCGACGCGGTCGTCGCGGAATTCGGCCGGATCGACTGCCTCGTCAACAATGCCGGCATCGCCTCCATCGTGCGCGACGATTTTCTCGATCTGAAGCCGGAGAATTTCGACACGATCGTCGGCGTCAATCTGCGCGGCACGGTGTTTTTCACGCAGGCCGTTTTGAAGGCGATGCTGGCGAGCGACGCTCGAGCGTCGCGCTCGATCATCAACATCACCTCGGTCTCGGCCGTGATGACGTCGCCCGAGCGGCTCGACTACTGCATGAGCAAGGCGGGGCTTGCGGCCTTCAGCCAGGGCCTGGCGCTGAGGCTCGCCGAGACCGGCATCGCGGTCTTCGAAGTCCGTCCCGGCATCATCCGCTCGGACATGACGGCTGCGGTTTCCGGCAAATACGACGGTCTGATTGAAAGCGGTCTGGTGCCGATGCGGCGTTGGGGCGAACCCGAGGACATCGGCAATATCGTCGCCGGCCTCGCCGGCGGGCAGTTCGGTTTCGCCACAGGCTCTGTCATCCAGGCGGATGGAGGGCTCTCGATCGGGCGGTTGTGA
- a CDS encoding GMC family oxidoreductase: protein MTYDYIITGAGPAGCVLANRLSEDPDVRVLLLEAGGGDWNPLFHMPAGFAKMTKGVASWGWHTVPQKHMKGRVLRYTQAKVIGGGSSINAQLYTRGNAADYDLWASEEGCAGWDYRSVLPYFKRAEDNQRFADDYHSYGGPLGVSMPVSALPICDAYIRAGQELGIPYNHDFNGRQQAGVGFYQLTQRNRRRSSASLAYLSPIKDRPNLTVRTGARVARIMLEGRRAVGVEVVTGRGSEIIRADREVLVSSGAIGSPKLLLQSGIGPADHLRSVGVEVRHDLPGVGGNLQDHLDLFVISECTGDHTYDGVARLHRTLWAGLQYVLFRSGPVASSLFETGGFWYADPNARSPDIQFHLGLGSGIEAGVARLKNAGVTLNSAYLHPRSRGTVRLSSADPAAAPLIDPNYWEDPHDRQMSLEGLKIAREIMQQPALKPFVLDERLPGNGIRTDEQLFDYGCANAKTDHHPVGTCKMGTDAAAVVDLELKVRGIEGLRVCDSSVMPRVPSCNTNGPTIMMGEKGADIIRGLPPLPPAVFQHERNDARPRARAEVR from the coding sequence ATGACCTACGACTACATCATCACGGGGGCCGGTCCGGCCGGCTGCGTGCTCGCCAACCGCCTGAGCGAGGACCCGGACGTCAGGGTGCTGCTGCTCGAAGCCGGCGGCGGCGACTGGAATCCGCTGTTCCACATGCCGGCCGGCTTCGCCAAGATGACCAAGGGGGTCGCCAGCTGGGGCTGGCACACGGTGCCGCAGAAGCACATGAAGGGCAGGGTGCTGCGCTATACCCAGGCCAAGGTGATCGGCGGCGGTTCTTCCATCAATGCACAGCTCTATACCCGCGGCAATGCGGCCGACTACGACCTGTGGGCGAGTGAGGAGGGCTGCGCCGGCTGGGACTATCGCAGCGTGCTTCCCTATTTCAAGCGCGCCGAGGACAATCAGCGCTTCGCCGACGACTATCATTCCTATGGCGGTCCGCTCGGCGTTTCCATGCCGGTTTCGGCGCTGCCGATCTGCGACGCCTATATCCGCGCCGGCCAGGAACTCGGCATTCCCTACAACCACGACTTCAACGGCAGGCAACAGGCGGGCGTCGGCTTCTATCAGCTGACGCAGCGCAACCGCCGCCGGTCCTCCGCCTCGCTCGCCTATCTGTCGCCGATCAAGGATCGCCCGAATCTGACGGTTCGCACCGGCGCCCGCGTCGCGCGCATCATGCTCGAGGGCAGGCGCGCCGTCGGAGTGGAAGTCGTGACGGGGAGGGGCAGCGAGATCATCCGCGCCGATCGCGAGGTGCTGGTCTCGTCGGGTGCGATCGGTTCGCCGAAACTGCTGTTGCAGTCCGGCATCGGCCCGGCCGATCACCTTCGTTCCGTCGGCGTCGAGGTCAGGCACGATCTCCCCGGTGTGGGCGGCAATCTCCAGGACCATCTGGATCTCTTCGTCATCTCCGAATGCACCGGCGATCATACCTATGACGGCGTCGCCAGGCTGCACCGCACGCTCTGGGCCGGGCTGCAATATGTGCTCTTCCGCTCCGGCCCGGTCGCTTCGTCTCTCTTCGAGACCGGCGGCTTCTGGTATGCCGATCCGAATGCCCGCTCGCCGGACATCCAGTTCCATCTCGGTCTCGGTTCGGGCATCGAGGCCGGGGTCGCGCGGCTCAAGAATGCCGGGGTCACACTCAATTCCGCCTATCTGCACCCGCGCTCGCGCGGCACCGTCCGGCTCTCCTCGGCCGACCCGGCGGCAGCACCCCTGATCGATCCGAACTACTGGGAGGATCCGCATGATCGGCAGATGTCGCTCGAAGGTTTGAAGATCGCGCGCGAAATCATGCAGCAGCCTGCGCTGAAGCCGTTCGTCCTCGATGAACGTTTGCCCGGCAACGGCATCCGCACCGACGAGCAGCTCTTCGACTATGGCTGCGCCAACGCCAAGACCGACCACCACCCGGTCGGCACCTGCAAGATGGGGACCGACGCGGCGGCGGTGGTCGACCTGGAGCTCAAGGTTCGCGGGATCGAGGGCCTGCGCGTCTGCGACAGCTCGGTAATGCCGCGGGTCCCATCCTGCAACACCAACGGCCCGACGATCATGATGGGCGAGAAGGGGGCCGACATCATCCGCGGATTGCCGCCGCTGCCCCCGGCCGTGTTCCAGCACGAGCGCAACGACGCGCGCCCGCGGGCGCGCGCGGAGGTCCGCTGA
- a CDS encoding glycerate kinase type-2 family protein: MQFRAAVRKIVAAAEGGVQGAFVLIQKSRSDSMTSIEPRPFLISLFEAAVAAADPEAAIRAHLPARPKGRTIVVGAGKAASQMAAAFERLWDGPLAGAVVARHGPVEKCGRIRVLQSAHPVPDEAGLAASAALLETVGGLTADDLVVALISGGGSALLPAPPGGLTLEDEIAVNKALLASGAPISAMNVVRKHVSRIKGGRLALAAAPARVVSLVVSDVPGDNPAFVASGPTVADRSSLEEAREIVARYAIALPERVTAHLASDAARAPRPDDAAFAGNEVHVIASASVSLEAAAARARESGIEAMILSDAIEGEARDIGRMHAALAREVASRNRPFSKPVVLLSGGETTVTISGERYGKGGRNSEFLLSLALDIDGIGGIDALAADTDGIDGSEDNAGAFADGASIGRMRAAGADPRSHLAGHDAWTAFAASGDLFVPGPTGTNVNDLRAILIR; encoded by the coding sequence TTGCAGTTTCGGGCGGCCGTTCGAAAAATCGTTGCGGCGGCTGAAGGCGGCGTCCAAGGTGCCTTCGTCCTTATCCAGAAATCCCGGTCTGATTCCATGACGTCAATAGAGCCGCGCCCTTTTCTCATATCCCTCTTCGAGGCCGCCGTCGCCGCGGCCGATCCTGAAGCAGCCATTCGGGCGCATCTTCCGGCGCGGCCGAAGGGCCGCACGATCGTGGTCGGCGCCGGCAAGGCCGCGAGCCAGATGGCGGCCGCTTTCGAGCGGCTCTGGGACGGGCCGCTCGCAGGCGCCGTCGTTGCCCGCCACGGGCCCGTCGAGAAATGCGGGCGGATCAGGGTCCTGCAGTCGGCTCACCCGGTGCCGGATGAGGCGGGGCTTGCCGCCTCCGCGGCGCTTCTCGAAACGGTCGGCGGACTGACGGCGGATGATCTCGTGGTGGCGCTCATCTCCGGCGGCGGCTCGGCTCTGCTGCCGGCCCCGCCCGGCGGCTTGACCCTGGAAGACGAGATCGCCGTCAACAAGGCGCTGCTTGCCTCCGGAGCGCCGATCTCCGCCATGAATGTGGTCCGCAAGCATGTCTCGCGGATCAAGGGCGGGCGGCTTGCACTTGCCGCCGCGCCGGCGCGGGTCGTGAGCCTCGTCGTCTCCGACGTGCCCGGCGACAATCCGGCCTTCGTCGCCTCGGGCCCGACGGTTGCCGACCGATCCAGCCTCGAAGAGGCGCGCGAGATCGTCGCGCGATACGCTATCGCCCTGCCCGAACGGGTGACGGCGCATCTCGCTTCCGATGCGGCGCGAGCACCCCGGCCCGACGATGCTGCATTCGCCGGCAACGAAGTCCACGTCATCGCCTCGGCGAGCGTTTCGCTGGAAGCGGCGGCGGCACGGGCGCGGGAAAGCGGCATCGAGGCGATGATCCTGTCGGATGCGATCGAAGGCGAGGCGCGCGACATCGGCCGCATGCATGCGGCGCTCGCGCGGGAAGTGGCCTCGCGCAACCGTCCCTTTTCGAAGCCGGTCGTGCTGCTTTCCGGCGGCGAGACGACGGTGACGATTTCCGGCGAACGTTACGGTAAGGGCGGACGTAACAGCGAATTCCTCCTGTCGCTCGCGCTCGACATCGACGGTATCGGTGGTATCGATGCGCTTGCCGCCGACACCGACGGCATCGACGGATCCGAGGACAATGCCGGCGCCTTTGCCGACGGCGCAAGCATTGGCCGGATGCGGGCGGCAGGCGCCGATCCCCGTTCGCATCTCGCAGGCCATGACGCCTGGACGGCCTTCGCGGCCAGCGGCGACCTCTTCGTGCCCGGCCCGACGGGGACGAATGTCAATGATCTGCGGGCGATCCTGATACGCTGA
- a CDS encoding aspartate aminotransferase family protein — MNAHNKPNAPVLDSYWMPFTANRQFKAAPRLLAAAEGMHYTSVDGRTVLDGTAGLWCVNAGHGRRQIAAAVERQLSTMDFAPSFQMGHPIAFDFAERLAEIAPGPAGTKLDRVFFTGSGSESVDTALKMALAYQRSIGQGTRTRLIGRERGYHGVGFGGISVGGIVNNRRVFPQLPGSDHLRHTHDPAKNAFVKGQPEHGAELADDLERLVALHGAETIAACIVEPVAGSTGVLIPPKGYLERLRAICDKHGILLIFDEVITGFGRLGAAFATDYFGVTPDIVTTAKGLTNGAIPMGAVFASRKVHDALMHGPEGQIELFHGYTYSGHPAACAAGIATLDIYRDEGLMTRAAEIEGDWHEAMHSMKGLPHVIDIRTIGLIAGIELQSRDGAPGARAYDVFVDCFERGLLIRVTGDIIAFSPPLIAEKQHFGEIVSILADALKRVK, encoded by the coding sequence ATGAACGCCCACAACAAGCCCAACGCTCCGGTTCTCGACAGCTACTGGATGCCCTTCACCGCCAACCGCCAGTTCAAGGCGGCACCCCGGCTGCTCGCCGCCGCCGAGGGCATGCACTACACCAGCGTCGACGGCCGGACGGTTCTCGACGGCACCGCCGGCCTCTGGTGCGTGAATGCCGGGCACGGCCGCCGGCAGATCGCCGCCGCGGTCGAGCGGCAGCTTTCGACCATGGACTTCGCGCCGTCCTTCCAGATGGGTCATCCGATCGCCTTCGACTTCGCCGAGCGGCTGGCCGAGATCGCGCCCGGCCCGGCTGGCACCAAGCTCGACCGGGTGTTCTTCACCGGCTCGGGCTCGGAATCCGTGGACACCGCGCTGAAGATGGCACTTGCCTATCAACGTTCGATCGGCCAAGGCACGCGCACCCGCCTCATCGGCCGCGAACGCGGTTATCACGGCGTCGGCTTCGGCGGCATCTCCGTCGGCGGCATCGTCAACAACCGCCGCGTCTTCCCGCAGCTTCCCGGGTCCGACCATCTGCGCCACACCCATGATCCGGCGAAGAACGCCTTCGTCAAAGGGCAGCCGGAGCATGGTGCGGAGCTTGCCGACGACCTCGAAAGGCTCGTGGCGCTCCACGGCGCCGAGACGATCGCCGCCTGCATCGTCGAGCCAGTCGCCGGCTCGACCGGCGTGCTGATCCCGCCGAAGGGCTATCTCGAGCGGCTGCGCGCGATCTGCGACAAGCACGGCATTCTCCTGATCTTCGACGAGGTGATCACCGGTTTCGGCCGGCTCGGTGCGGCCTTTGCGACCGACTATTTCGGCGTCACGCCGGACATCGTCACCACCGCAAAGGGGCTTACCAACGGTGCGATCCCGATGGGCGCTGTCTTTGCCAGCCGCAAGGTGCACGACGCGCTGATGCACGGCCCCGAAGGCCAGATCGAGCTCTTCCACGGCTATACCTATTCCGGCCATCCGGCCGCCTGTGCCGCCGGCATCGCCACGCTCGACATCTATCGCGACGAAGGCCTGATGACGCGCGCCGCCGAAATCGAGGGCGACTGGCACGAGGCGATGCATTCCATGAAAGGCCTGCCGCACGTCATCGACATCCGCACCATCGGCCTCATCGCCGGCATCGAGCTCCAGTCGCGCGACGGCGCGCCCGGCGCTCGCGCCTATGACGTCTTCGTCGATTGTTTCGAGCGGGGCCTGCTGATCCGCGTCACCGGCGACATCATCGCCTTCTCGCCGCCTCTGATCGCGGAAAAGCAGCATTTCGGCGAGATCGTCTCGATCCTTGCCGATGCGTTGAAGCGGGTGAAGTAA